The Streptomyces sp. NBC_00344 genome includes a window with the following:
- a CDS encoding MIP/aquaporin family protein gives MSSSDIFIGETIGTAVLVLLGAGVCAAVTLKRSKAKDAGWLAITFGWGFAVLTAAYIAGSVSGAHLNPAVTIGLAIEGGTPWSDVPLYLVSQLFGAMIGAVLVWVAYYGHFQAHLTDPELVEKHVSGPELKATAGPVGPGPVGGVFFTAPEIRNAVQNMATEIIGTAVLVLAILTQGLNDKGNGLGALGALITALVVVSIGLSLGGPTGYAINPVRDLGPRIVHALLPLPNKGGSDWSYAWIPVAGPLIGGALAGGLYNLAFT, from the coding sequence GTGTCCAGCTCCGACATCTTCATCGGCGAGACCATAGGTACCGCCGTGCTCGTACTGCTCGGCGCCGGCGTGTGCGCCGCAGTAACACTCAAGCGCTCGAAGGCCAAGGACGCGGGATGGCTCGCCATCACGTTCGGGTGGGGTTTCGCGGTGCTCACGGCTGCGTACATCGCCGGCAGCGTCTCGGGCGCCCACCTCAACCCGGCGGTCACCATAGGGCTCGCCATAGAGGGCGGCACCCCGTGGAGCGATGTGCCCCTGTATCTCGTCTCCCAGCTGTTCGGCGCCATGATCGGCGCGGTCCTCGTGTGGGTCGCCTACTACGGACACTTCCAGGCCCATCTGACCGACCCGGAACTCGTTGAGAAGCACGTGTCCGGCCCGGAGCTCAAGGCCACAGCGGGGCCAGTGGGGCCCGGCCCGGTCGGCGGTGTCTTCTTCACCGCGCCGGAGATCCGCAACGCGGTGCAGAATATGGCTACGGAGATCATCGGTACCGCCGTACTGGTACTGGCGATCCTCACCCAGGGCCTGAACGACAAGGGCAACGGCCTGGGCGCGCTCGGCGCGCTGATCACCGCGCTGGTCGTCGTCTCCATCGGCCTGTCGCTCGGCGGGCCGACCGGCTACGCCATCAACCCGGTCCGTGACCTGGGTCCGCGCATTGTGCACGCGCTGCTGCCTCTGCCCAACAAGGGCGGCTCGGACTGGAGCTACGCATGGATACCCGTGGCAGGACCGTTGATAGGCGGCGCTCTCGCGGGCGGTCTCTACAACCTCGCGTTCACGTGA